In Miscanthus floridulus cultivar M001 chromosome 5, ASM1932011v1, whole genome shotgun sequence, one genomic interval encodes:
- the LOC136452533 gene encoding cytochrome P450 CYP72A616-like, which translates to MAIILCASPAAPPWSLLCALGALAVAALCGAWRALDRFWLRPRRLGRALRSQGLPGTAYRFPSGDMREFLRVAAAANSEPIPLAASHAVAPRALPFDHSITRQHGNLAVTWYGPEPRVIMNDPKLMREILANKHGVFGKQKSVLWVERLLANGLTTHQGEKWATHRRIINNAFHLEKLKRMLPAFAACCSELIRRWENSVGSKGMQEIDVWPEFQNLTGDVISRAAFGSSLSEGRRIFQLQSEQAQNAVNMANRMHIPAYRFLPTKLNKRMKENAREVETLLKGIISKRERAMKDGLDNDDLLGLLLESNTKETQESGSTKAVMSTEDMIGELKLFYFAGMETTAVLLTWTMVLLSMHPEWQDRAREEVLRIFGKNQPDSDGMNQLKSVTMILHEVLRLYPPILLLGRETYQETELGGVRYPPGVVFSLPIVCIHHNQGVWGEDADEFRPERFAEGVSKASKDAPAFFPFGWGPRICVGQNFALLEAKMGLAMILQHFLFELSPSYTHAPCAVSTLQPQYGAQIKLKKL; encoded by the exons ATGGCGATTATTCTTTGTGCATCACCCGCAGCGCCGCCATGGAGCTTGCTCTGCGCGCTCGGAGCCCTGGCAGTGGCGGCCCTGTGTGGGGCGTGGCGGGCGCTGGACCGTTTCTGGCTCCGCCCACGGAGGCTGGGCCGCGCCCTGCGGTCGCAGGGCTTACCTGGCACGGCGTACCGCTTCCCCTCCGGCGACATGAGGGAGTTCCTCCGCGTCGCCGCCGCGGCGAACTCTGAGCCCATACCCCTGGCGGCGTCGCACGCCGTCGCTCCTCGAGCGCTTCCCTTCGACCACAGCATCACCAGGCAGCATGGTAATCTCGCTGTGACCTGGTACGGGCCGGAGCCGAGAGTGATCATGAACGACCCTAAACTCATGCGAGAGATCCTGGCAAACAAGCACGGCGTATTTGGGAAGCAGAAGTCCGTTCTTTGGGTTGAGAGGCTGCTGGCCAACGGCCTGACGACCCACCAAGGCGAGAAATGGGCCACGCACCGGAGGATTATCAACAACGCCTTCCATCTCGAAAAGCTCAAG AGAATGTTGCCAGCTTTCGCCGCATGTTGCAGTGAACTGATACGCAGATGGGAGAACTCTGTAGGCTCTAAGGGTATGCAGGAGATTGATGTGTGGCCGGAGTTCCAAAACCTCACAGGCGACGTCATCTCCCGCGCGGCGTTCGGGAGCAGCTTGAGTGAAGGCAGAAGGATCTTCCAGTTGCAATCGGAGCAGGCACAAAATGCTGTAAATATGGCAAACAGGATGCATATCCCAGCCTACAG GTTCCTACCAACAAAGTTAAATAAAAGGATGAAGGAAAACGCGCGTGAAGTTGAGACGCTTCTGAAAGGCATTATCTCAAAGAGGGAGAGGGCAATGAAGGATGGACTCGACAACGACGACCTACTAGGATTGTTACTGGAATCCAACACTAAAGAAACCCAGGAAAGTGGGAGCACCAAGGCAGTGATGAGTACAGAGGACATGATCGGGGAGCTGAAGCTATTCTACTTCGCAGGGATGGAGACAACCGCAGTGCTGCTCACATGGACAATGGTGCTTCTGAGCATGCACCCTGAGTGGCAGGATCGCGCAAGGGAGGAGGTTCTTCGCATCTTTGGGAAGAACCAACCGGACTCTGATGGCATGAATCAGCTCAAAAGC GTTACAATGATATTACATGAGGTTCTAAGGTTGTACCCGCCTATACTGCTACTTGGCCGGGAGACGTATCAGGAGACAGAGCTTGGAGGGGTCAGGTACCCACCTGGTGTTGTATTTTCGTTGCCAATTGTGTGCATCCACCACAACCAAGGAGTTTGGGGAGAAGACGCAGACGAGTTCAGGCCGGAGAGGTTCGCGGAGGGCGTCTCTAAGGCATCCAAGGACGCGCCGGCGTTCTTTCCGTTCGGCTGGGGGCCGCGGATATGTGTTGGTCAGAACTTCGCGCTACTGGAGGCCAAGATGGGCTTAGCCATGATCCTGCAACACTTCTTGTTCGAGCTTTCACCGTCTTACACGCATGCACCGTGCGCAGTCTCCACTCTGCAGCCACAGTATGGGGCGCAGATTAAgcttaagaaactctaa